One Thiobacillus sp. genomic region harbors:
- a CDS encoding transposase, which translates to MEGPTDEYMFVSLYTRHREPLLKGEDAKRLLLEKLGETKKQFHLVIAAYVVLDDHVHLLFTSPPGNECSAIVNSLRASFQRELRKGGSSVEDTQTQVWEHGLKVRTLMSKEELRDHLDFIHYDPVRHGHVERAGDYRWSSLAKRMAEGHYPHDWAELAPPAGVARVLKFAPLAQ; encoded by the coding sequence ATGGAAGGTCCAACCGACGAGTACATGTTTGTTTCCCTGTATACCCGGCACAGGGAGCCCTTGCTGAAAGGCGAGGATGCCAAGCGCCTGCTCTTGGAAAAACTCGGGGAGACCAAGAAGCAGTTCCATCTGGTCATCGCGGCCTATGTGGTGCTGGACGACCATGTGCACCTGCTGTTCACCTCGCCCCCCGGCAACGAGTGCAGCGCCATCGTCAATTCCCTGCGGGCCTCTTTCCAGCGCGAATTGCGCAAGGGCGGAAGCTCCGTCGAGGATACCCAGACCCAGGTCTGGGAACACGGCTTGAAGGTACGTACCCTCATGAGCAAGGAGGAGTTGCGAGACCATCTGGATTTCATCCACTACGACCCCGTGCGGCATGGCCACGTGGAGCGGGCAGGGGATTATCGATGGTCCAGCCTGGCCAAGCGCATGGCGGAGGGGCATTACCCCCATGACTGGGCCGAGCTGGCACCGCCGGCTGGCGTGGCCAGGGTGTTGAAGTTCGCCCCCCTGGCCCAATAA
- the nagZ gene encoding beta-N-acetylhexosaminidase: protein MTYAPDHPHRPQSNNQPFSHHLPLGPVMADVAGLALTQEERDRLLHPMVGGVILFKRNYESPEQVAALCREIHALRSPHLLIGVDHEGGRVQRFREGFTPIPAMGAIGEVWDGHPQRARRLARDAGYVMGAELRAAGVDFSFAPVLDLDYGSSGVIGSRAFHRNAQAVAELGHAVALGLQEAGMSAVGKHFPGHGFVAADSHLAVPVDERGLADMEFADILPFRQLIDLGLAGIMPAHVIYPRVDPLPAGFSRRWLKEILRGQYGFEGVIFSDDLTMEGASVAGGITERALAALNAGCDMVLVCNRPDLADTLLERLQWNLPPVSLIRLARMHGRPHPPSRTTLHESPRFAAALRHLDGIGQTDTNLALSDTTNTCGKQ, encoded by the coding sequence ATGACCTACGCCCCCGACCATCCGCACCGCCCCCAGTCCAATAACCAGCCCTTCAGCCACCACCTCCCACTGGGGCCTGTGATGGCCGACGTGGCAGGCCTGGCCCTGACCCAGGAGGAACGGGACAGGTTGCTGCACCCCATGGTGGGAGGCGTCATCCTGTTCAAGCGAAACTACGAAAGCCCGGAGCAGGTGGCCGCCCTGTGCCGTGAAATCCACGCGCTTCGCAGTCCACACCTGCTCATCGGCGTGGACCACGAAGGCGGTCGGGTGCAACGCTTCCGGGAAGGCTTCACCCCCATACCCGCCATGGGCGCCATCGGCGAAGTATGGGATGGCCACCCCCAGCGAGCCCGCCGCCTGGCCCGGGACGCGGGCTACGTCATGGGCGCCGAACTACGGGCCGCGGGCGTGGACTTCAGCTTCGCTCCGGTGCTGGACCTGGACTACGGCAGCAGCGGCGTCATCGGCAGCAGGGCCTTCCACCGCAACGCCCAGGCCGTGGCCGAACTGGGCCACGCCGTGGCGCTGGGCCTCCAGGAGGCAGGCATGAGCGCCGTGGGCAAGCACTTCCCCGGCCACGGCTTCGTGGCGGCGGACTCCCATCTGGCCGTGCCCGTGGATGAACGAGGTCTGGCGGACATGGAATTCGCCGACATCCTGCCCTTCCGCCAGCTCATTGACCTGGGCCTGGCGGGCATCATGCCCGCCCATGTCATCTACCCCCGGGTGGACCCGCTGCCCGCCGGGTTCTCCCGGCGCTGGCTCAAGGAGATCCTGCGGGGACAGTATGGCTTCGAAGGCGTGATCTTCAGCGACGACCTGACCATGGAGGGAGCCAGCGTGGCCGGAGGTATCACTGAACGGGCCCTGGCGGCCCTGAACGCGGGCTGCGACATGGTGCTGGTGTGCAACCGGCCAGACCTGGCGGACACACTGCTGGAACGGCTCCAATGGAACCTGCCGCCGGTCTCGCTCATCCGCCTGGCGCGCATGCACGGCCGCCCCCATCCCCCGTCGCGCACTACCCTGCACGAAAGTCCCCGCTTCGCGGCCGCCCTGCGCCACCTGGATGGGATAGGCCAGACCGACACGAATCTGGCACTCTCGGATACCACCAACACCTGCGGAAAACAGTAA
- a CDS encoding cation transporter — MALSVDRGTTHIQHHVGHDQGGEPLFKALFFTLGFAVVEAVAGVLSGSLALFSDAGHMLTDSMALGLASLAAWLARKPPSRRHTYGLVRLEVLAALVNSLVMLGLIAYIVSEAIQRLQEPQPVMGGAVMVVAAIGLVVNIIVAWMLHHGGDNLNTRAAFLHVLGDMLGSVAALVAGGVIWYTGYTPIDPILSMVVALLILVSAWRLLWESIHVLLEAVPAHINIDTVAHDMADIPGVQVVHDLHIWTLSSGQIALSAHMELASFDDWDRILRATRHRLDERHGIRHVTLQPELRARP; from the coding sequence ATGGCCCTCTCCGTCGACCGGGGCACCACCCACATCCAGCATCACGTCGGCCACGACCAGGGCGGCGAACCCCTGTTCAAGGCTCTGTTCTTCACCCTGGGCTTCGCCGTGGTGGAGGCCGTGGCCGGCGTCCTCTCCGGCTCCCTGGCCCTGTTCTCCGACGCGGGCCACATGCTCACCGACAGCATGGCCCTGGGCCTCGCCAGCCTGGCTGCATGGCTGGCGCGCAAGCCACCTTCCCGGCGGCACACCTATGGCCTGGTGCGCCTGGAAGTCCTGGCGGCCCTGGTGAACAGCCTGGTCATGCTGGGCCTCATCGCCTACATCGTCTCCGAGGCCATCCAGCGCCTTCAGGAACCCCAGCCCGTGATGGGCGGAGCCGTCATGGTGGTGGCGGCCATCGGCCTGGTGGTGAATATCATCGTTGCCTGGATGCTGCACCATGGCGGCGACAACCTGAACACCCGGGCCGCCTTCCTCCACGTGCTGGGGGACATGCTGGGTTCCGTGGCCGCCCTGGTGGCAGGCGGGGTGATCTGGTACACGGGCTATACCCCCATAGACCCCATCCTTTCCATGGTGGTGGCCTTGCTCATCCTGGTGTCCGCGTGGCGCCTGCTTTGGGAAAGCATCCACGTGCTGCTGGAGGCGGTGCCGGCCCATATCAACATCGACACCGTGGCCCACGACATGGCGGACATTCCCGGCGTGCAGGTGGTCCACGACCTGCACATCTGGACCTTGTCCTCGGGCCAGATCGCCCTGTCCGCCCACATGGAGCTGGCTTCCTTCGACGACTGGGACCGCATCCTGCGGGCCACCCGCCATCGCCTGGACGAACGCCACGGCATCCGGCACGTCACATTGCAACCCGAATTGAGGGCACGCCCATGA
- a CDS encoding DUF2863 family protein gives MKRRRTYGRHRLSRDAERLTWLAQGLADSGSRLEDAWWEAELTTLIDKLLKQGDDEALNQALDRLHEANAPSPSQARAYEELADLIEAGCEVRRTGGTSRLLVALPVLAWSRYAIPARNIPADILATLKAQLGAHVLAAEAKVHFADFLFSPDQLPQGYSQTRAFADELWQAAERGQDLKVAAETLPESQAFISDVRYLLAAVDVPAYSPVFRWNEPDGSRDGALAAWREQGSPNLQHALAGCTYEFLLPDAYFAAWRRADQENRPFALKAAVAYLQTLFNVPATGLRAIVAPYFDRWLEEWRIGFTLHEADQVVHGVTWPLLGQEDEGADIPGQVEAVLRAAGMTDIQVMDTRMPLEYCDDCGAPLFPNPEGENVHTELPEDVQEYPPARLH, from the coding sequence ATGAAGCGCCGACGCACTTATGGTCGCCATCGCCTTTCCCGGGATGCAGAGCGCCTGACCTGGCTGGCCCAGGGCCTGGCCGACTCCGGCAGTCGCCTGGAGGACGCCTGGTGGGAGGCCGAGCTCACCACCCTCATCGACAAGCTGCTGAAGCAGGGGGACGACGAAGCCCTGAACCAGGCCCTGGACCGGCTGCATGAAGCCAACGCCCCCAGCCCCAGCCAGGCACGGGCCTACGAAGAACTAGCGGACCTGATCGAAGCAGGCTGCGAAGTCCGCCGGACTGGTGGCACCTCCCGCCTGCTCGTCGCCCTGCCGGTGCTGGCCTGGTCACGCTACGCCATCCCCGCCCGCAACATCCCCGCCGACATCCTGGCCACCCTGAAGGCCCAGCTGGGTGCCCACGTTCTTGCGGCGGAAGCCAAGGTCCATTTCGCCGACTTCCTGTTCAGCCCGGACCAGCTGCCCCAGGGCTACAGCCAGACCCGGGCCTTTGCCGACGAGCTGTGGCAGGCCGCCGAGCGGGGCCAGGACCTGAAGGTGGCGGCCGAAACCCTGCCCGAGAGCCAGGCCTTCATTTCCGACGTGCGCTACCTGCTGGCCGCCGTGGATGTCCCTGCCTACAGCCCCGTGTTTCGCTGGAATGAACCTGACGGCTCCCGGGATGGCGCCCTGGCCGCCTGGCGGGAACAGGGCAGCCCCAATCTCCAGCACGCCCTGGCGGGCTGCACCTACGAGTTCCTGTTGCCGGATGCCTATTTCGCCGCCTGGCGCCGGGCGGACCAGGAGAACCGCCCCTTCGCCCTCAAGGCGGCCGTGGCCTACCTGCAGACCCTGTTCAACGTCCCTGCCACAGGGCTGCGTGCCATCGTCGCCCCCTACTTCGACCGCTGGCTGGAGGAATGGCGCATCGGCTTCACCCTCCACGAGGCGGACCAGGTGGTGCACGGTGTCACCTGGCCCCTGCTGGGCCAGGAGGACGAGGGCGCGGACATACCCGGCCAGGTCGAGGCCGTGCTGCGTGCCGCCGGCATGACGGACATCCAGGTCATGGACACCCGCATGCCCCTGGAATACTGCGACGATTGCGGCGCCCCCCTCTTCCCCAATCCGGAGGGAGAGAACGTACACACGGAATTGCCGGAGGACGTGCAGGAATACCCGCCGGCCAGGCTGCACTAA
- the uvrC gene encoding excinuclease ABC subunit UvrC, whose protein sequence is MGEAAFDAKAVLASLPNLPGVYRMLGEDGTVLYVGKARDLKKRVSSYFQKSDLSPRIRHMVARIRDIQTTVTRTEAEALLLENNLIKGLAPRYNILFRDDKSYPYLLLSGHAYPRLGFFRGTPDKKHRVFGPFPNSLAVRESIQILQKVFRLRTCEDTVFSNRSRPCLLHQIKRCSGPCVGLVSNLDYARDVEDALLFLQGKDGEVISSLTHRMNAAAEAWKFEEAAFWRDQINALSKVRAQQFVESRSNQDTDIIAAVLSGGVSCVYLVMVRGGRNLGGRAFFPSHAQGVEEADAASLLEAFAGQHYEGHPIPTTLILSDEVEGLADWLSDQAERKVQVIIRPQGERRVWLEMAEKNAQLALAVREGQRENQSARLAALNEALGEEGIARIECFDVSHTMGEATVVSCVVFDQGAMQPSEYRRYNISGITPGDDYAAMRDALSRRYGKLAAGEGKLPDLLLIDGGKGQLHMAVDVLSELGLGDLPMVGVAKGVERKPGMEQLFLPGEVEPLRLTPDNPALHLIQQVRDEAHRFAITGHRARRGKARTQSSLEDIPGIGAKRRQKLLQTFGGLRGVVDAGVKELAQVEGISRDLAERIYRELH, encoded by the coding sequence ATGGGCGAGGCGGCATTCGACGCCAAGGCCGTGCTGGCCTCGCTGCCCAATCTGCCCGGCGTGTACCGCATGCTGGGGGAGGACGGCACGGTGCTTTACGTGGGCAAGGCCAGGGACCTGAAGAAGCGGGTCTCCAGCTACTTCCAGAAATCGGATCTCTCGCCCCGCATCCGCCACATGGTGGCGCGCATCCGGGACATCCAGACCACTGTCACCCGCACCGAGGCCGAGGCCCTGCTGCTGGAGAACAACCTCATCAAGGGCCTGGCACCCAGGTACAACATTCTCTTCCGGGACGACAAGTCCTATCCCTACCTGCTGCTGTCGGGCCATGCCTATCCCCGCCTGGGCTTCTTCCGGGGCACGCCGGACAAGAAGCACCGGGTGTTCGGCCCCTTTCCCAATTCCCTGGCGGTGAGGGAAAGCATCCAGATCCTGCAGAAGGTTTTCCGCCTGCGCACCTGCGAGGACACGGTATTTTCAAACCGCTCCCGCCCCTGCCTGCTGCACCAGATCAAGCGCTGCAGTGGCCCCTGCGTGGGCCTGGTGAGCAATCTGGACTACGCCCGGGACGTGGAGGACGCCCTGCTCTTCCTGCAGGGCAAGGACGGTGAGGTCATCTCATCCCTCACCCACCGCATGAACGCCGCCGCCGAGGCCTGGAAGTTCGAGGAGGCGGCCTTCTGGCGGGACCAGATCAACGCCCTTTCCAAGGTGCGGGCCCAGCAGTTCGTGGAAAGCCGATCAAACCAGGATACGGACATCATTGCCGCCGTGCTGTCGGGTGGCGTGTCCTGCGTGTACCTGGTGATGGTGCGGGGCGGGCGCAACCTGGGAGGCCGGGCCTTCTTTCCCAGCCATGCGCAGGGCGTGGAGGAAGCGGATGCCGCCAGCCTGCTGGAAGCCTTCGCGGGGCAGCACTACGAGGGCCATCCGATCCCCACCACCCTGATCCTCAGCGACGAGGTTGAGGGCCTGGCGGACTGGCTGTCGGATCAGGCTGAGCGAAAGGTACAGGTCATCATCCGGCCCCAGGGGGAACGGCGCGTGTGGCTGGAGATGGCGGAGAAGAACGCCCAGTTGGCCCTGGCGGTCCGGGAAGGCCAGCGGGAGAATCAGAGCGCCCGCCTGGCTGCGCTGAACGAAGCCCTGGGGGAGGAAGGCATCGCCCGCATCGAGTGCTTCGACGTGAGCCACACCATGGGGGAAGCCACGGTGGTGTCCTGCGTGGTGTTCGACCAGGGCGCCATGCAGCCTTCGGAATACCGCCGCTACAACATTTCCGGCATTACCCCCGGTGACGACTACGCCGCCATGCGGGATGCCCTCTCCCGCCGCTACGGCAAGCTGGCGGCGGGGGAAGGCAAGCTGCCGGACCTGCTCCTCATCGACGGCGGCAAGGGCCAGCTGCACATGGCCGTGGACGTGCTCTCGGAACTGGGCCTGGGGGACCTGCCCATGGTGGGCGTGGCCAAGGGGGTGGAACGCAAGCCGGGCATGGAACAGCTCTTTCTCCCCGGGGAGGTCGAACCGTTGCGACTGACCCCGGACAACCCGGCTCTGCATCTGATCCAGCAGGTGCGGGACGAGGCTCACCGCTTTGCCATTACAGGTCACCGGGCAAGGCGGGGCAAGGCCCGCACCCAGTCCAGCCTGGAGGACATTCCCGGCATTGGCGCCAAGCGGCGGCAGAAACTGCTGCAAACCTTCGGTGGCCTTCGGGGCGTAGTGGACGCCGGTGTGAAGGAATTGGCACAGGTGGAAGGCATCAGCCGGGATCTTGCAGAGCGCATCTATCGGGAGCTGCACTAA
- the groES gene encoding co-chaperone GroES, which produces MKIRPLHDRVIVKRMEEERKTASGIVIPDTAAEKPDQGEIVAVGPGKRDDSGKLIAMDVKVGDRVLFGKYAGQSVKVEGQELLVMREEDIMGVVEK; this is translated from the coding sequence ATGAAAATCCGTCCGTTGCATGACCGCGTTATCGTCAAGCGCATGGAAGAAGAGCGCAAGACTGCTTCCGGCATCGTCATTCCCGACACCGCTGCCGAAAAGCCCGATCAGGGCGAGATTGTTGCCGTGGGCCCCGGCAAGCGCGACGACAGCGGCAAGCTGATCGCCATGGATGTCAAAGTGGGCGACCGAGTGCTGTTCGGCAAGTACGCCGGCCAAAGCGTGAAGGTCGAGGGCCAGGAGCTCCTGGTCATGCGTGAAGAAGACATCATGGGCGTCGTCGAGAAGTAA
- the pgsA gene encoding CDP-diacylglycerol--glycerol-3-phosphate 3-phosphatidyltransferase — translation MPFNLPNSLTWLRIGLIPLFVAVFYLPDGWVPKHAINLTATALFLLASVTDWLDGWLARRLNQMSAFGAFLDPVADKLMVAAALIVLVDLDRAGIAASLIIIGREIAISALREWMAKEGQSKSVAVSYIGKLKTTVQMIAISLLLYHDLLLGLNTQWLGRWLLDIAAFLTLWSMAHYLLMAWRSMKNQPASS, via the coding sequence ATGCCCTTCAACCTGCCCAATTCCCTCACCTGGCTGCGCATCGGACTTATTCCGCTGTTCGTGGCAGTGTTCTACCTGCCCGATGGCTGGGTGCCGAAGCACGCCATCAATCTCACCGCCACGGCGCTGTTCCTGCTGGCCTCCGTCACCGACTGGCTCGACGGCTGGCTGGCCCGGCGCCTCAACCAGATGTCCGCCTTCGGCGCCTTCCTGGACCCGGTGGCGGACAAGCTCATGGTGGCCGCCGCCCTCATCGTGCTGGTGGACCTGGACCGGGCAGGCATCGCCGCATCCCTCATCATCATCGGCCGGGAGATCGCCATCAGTGCCCTGCGGGAATGGATGGCCAAGGAAGGCCAGTCCAAGAGCGTGGCCGTGTCCTACATAGGCAAACTCAAGACCACGGTCCAGATGATCGCCATCTCCCTGCTGCTTTATCACGACCTGCTGTTGGGCTTGAACACCCAATGGCTGGGACGCTGGCTGCTGGACATCGCCGCCTTCCTCACCCTGTGGTCCATGGCCCACTACCTGCTCATGGCCTGGCGTTCCATGAAGAACCAACCCGCCAGCAGTTGA
- a CDS encoding EI24 domain-containing protein has translation MDTVLMALTRAAKDILSPRMLSLVLWPMGLALLAWGLLAFWFGAGWKLEILEFLATTPIQGWMEWAGADWLLAYAALFLIVLLWLPAVYVTALLITSLALMPIIVKHVETRHYPALQRHQGGTVTGSVFNGLAATAVYVLAWLVLLPLWLFAPFGALVSILLNAWLNQRMFMYDALAEHADREELKALRKGDAGPLYLMSILLGLLVFVPVLNLMAPVYMGLAFTHYGLDGLARQRQAAAA, from the coding sequence ATGGACACAGTGCTCATGGCCCTAACCCGGGCCGCCAAGGACATCCTCTCGCCGCGCATGCTTTCCCTCGTGCTGTGGCCCATGGGCCTTGCCTTGCTGGCATGGGGGCTGCTGGCCTTCTGGTTCGGCGCGGGCTGGAAGCTGGAAATCCTGGAATTCCTGGCCACCACCCCCATCCAGGGCTGGATGGAGTGGGCCGGTGCCGATTGGCTGCTGGCCTACGCCGCTCTTTTTCTCATCGTCCTGCTATGGCTGCCCGCGGTGTATGTCACTGCCCTCCTCATCACCTCCCTGGCCCTCATGCCCATCATCGTCAAGCACGTGGAAACCAGGCATTACCCGGCCCTGCAGCGCCACCAGGGCGGCACCGTGACGGGCAGCGTGTTCAACGGCCTGGCCGCCACGGCCGTCTATGTCCTGGCCTGGCTGGTGCTTCTTCCGTTGTGGCTGTTTGCCCCCTTCGGCGCCCTGGTGTCGATACTGCTCAACGCCTGGCTGAACCAGCGCATGTTCATGTACGACGCCCTGGCCGAGCACGCCGACCGGGAGGAACTGAAGGCCCTGCGCAAGGGTGACGCCGGCCCCCTCTATTTGATGAGCATCCTGTTGGGACTGCTGGTGTTCGTGCCCGTGCTCAACCTGATGGCGCCGGTCTACATGGGCCTGGCCTTCACCCATTACGGCCTGGATGGGCTGGCACGACAACGACAGGCGGCGGCGGCATGA
- a CDS encoding 4-oxalocrotonate tautomerase family protein → MPVVTIKLAGSLTREQKRKIAEEVTDSLERHTGKPRSYTYIAFEAMPEEDWAIGGQLLDEED, encoded by the coding sequence ATGCCCGTCGTCACCATCAAGCTGGCCGGTTCCCTTACCCGGGAGCAAAAGCGGAAGATCGCCGAGGAAGTCACCGATTCCCTGGAGCGCCACACCGGAAAACCCCGCTCCTATACCTACATCGCCTTCGAAGCCATGCCGGAAGAAGACTGGGCCATCGGCGGCCAGTTGCTGGACGAGGAAGACTGA
- a CDS encoding holo-ACP synthase, with protein sequence MIHGIGTDIVSIRRMDELHARFGGRLAERILAPEELEEYAGATDKNIFLAKRFAAKEAFAKAAGTGMRSPVHFGAVHVTHDALGRPGLAWNPGLSAWLASQGVSAAHLSLSDEREYAVAFVVLERS encoded by the coding sequence ATGATCCACGGCATCGGCACGGACATCGTTTCCATCAGGCGCATGGATGAGCTCCATGCCCGCTTCGGTGGCAGGCTGGCGGAGCGCATCCTGGCCCCCGAGGAACTGGAGGAGTATGCCGGGGCCACGGACAAGAACATCTTCCTGGCCAAGCGCTTCGCCGCCAAGGAGGCCTTCGCCAAGGCCGCGGGCACGGGCATGCGATCCCCCGTGCACTTCGGCGCCGTCCACGTAACCCACGACGCCCTCGGCCGGCCGGGCCTGGCATGGAACCCGGGGCTGTCGGCCTGGCTGGCAAGCCAGGGCGTCTCCGCGGCCCACCTCAGCCTGAGCGACGAAAGGGAATACGCCGTGGCCTTCGTCGTACTGGAGCGATCATGA
- a CDS encoding uracil-DNA glycosylase, whose product MTNKPLPTANSELTACEACPRLAGFLAQARATHPGYFCRPVPPFGNPDPRLLIVGLAPGFHGANRTGRPFTGDYAGVLLYETLHAFGYASRPVSESADDGLELIGCRITNAVKCVPPENKPETTEIRQCNGYLKAELQALLPGTDILALGLIAHKAVLMALGLKQSAYAFGHGAEHALPSGHRLFDSYHCSRYNTQTNRLTPEMFRAVFSRIQQEI is encoded by the coding sequence ATGACTAACAAGCCTCTGCCGACTGCCAACAGCGAACTGACCGCTTGTGAAGCCTGCCCCCGCCTGGCCGGTTTCCTGGCCCAGGCCCGCGCCACCCATCCGGGCTACTTCTGCCGCCCGGTTCCGCCCTTCGGCAACCCGGATCCCAGGCTGCTGATCGTCGGCCTGGCACCGGGCTTCCACGGCGCCAACCGCACCGGGCGCCCCTTCACCGGAGACTATGCCGGCGTGCTGCTGTACGAGACCCTGCACGCCTTCGGCTATGCCAGCCGGCCCGTGTCGGAATCCGCCGACGACGGCCTGGAATTGATCGGCTGCCGCATCACCAACGCGGTGAAGTGCGTGCCCCCGGAGAACAAGCCGGAGACCACCGAGATCCGCCAGTGCAACGGCTACCTCAAAGCCGAGTTGCAGGCCCTGCTTCCAGGCACCGACATCCTGGCCCTGGGCCTCATCGCCCACAAGGCCGTGCTCATGGCCCTGGGCCTGAAGCAGAGCGCCTACGCCTTCGGCCACGGCGCAGAACATGCACTGCCTTCAGGCCATAGGCTGTTCGACAGCTACCACTGCTCCCGCTACAACACCCAGACCAATCGCCTCACGCCGGAGATGTTCCGCGCCGTGTTTTCACGCATTCAACAGGAGATCTGA
- the groL gene encoding chaperonin GroEL (60 kDa chaperone family; promotes refolding of misfolded polypeptides especially under stressful conditions; forms two stacked rings of heptamers to form a barrel-shaped 14mer; ends can be capped by GroES; misfolded proteins enter the barrel where they are refolded when GroES binds), translating to MAAKDVRFGDAARHRMVAGVNILANAVKVTLGPKGRNVVLDRSFGAPTVTKDGVSVAKEIELKDKFENMGAQMVKEVASKTSDVAGDGTTTATVLAQSILAEGMKFVAAGMNPMDLKRGIDKAVITLTEELKNISKPCTTSKEIAQVGSISANSDSSIGQIIADAMDKVGKEGVITVEDGSGLENELDVVEGMQFDRGYLSPYFINNAEKQMAVMEEPYILLHDKKISNIRDLLPVLEQVAKAGKPLLIIAEDIEGEALATLVVNNIRGILKTVAVKAPGFGDRRKAMLEDMAILTGGTVIAEEVGLSLEKATLNDLGRAKRVEVGKENSTIIDGAGSADAIKDRITQINKQIETVTSDYDKEKLQERKAKLAGGVAVIKVGAATEVEMKEKKARVEDALHATRAAVEEGIVPGGGVALLRARSKIVKLKGDNHDQDAGIKIVLRAIEQPLREIVRNCGEEDSVVVNKVLGGKGNYGYNAATGEYGDMMEMGVLDPTKVTRTALQNASSVAGLMLTTDCMVSEMPEDKKVGAPDMNPGMGGMGDMGF from the coding sequence ATGGCAGCTAAAGACGTACGTTTCGGCGACGCCGCCCGTCACCGCATGGTGGCTGGCGTCAACATCCTGGCCAACGCCGTAAAAGTGACCCTGGGCCCCAAGGGCCGCAACGTGGTGCTGGACCGCAGCTTCGGCGCCCCCACCGTGACCAAGGACGGTGTTTCCGTCGCCAAGGAGATCGAACTGAAGGACAAGTTCGAGAACATGGGTGCCCAGATGGTGAAGGAAGTCGCCTCCAAGACCTCCGACGTGGCCGGTGACGGCACCACCACCGCAACCGTGCTGGCCCAGTCCATCCTGGCCGAAGGCATGAAGTTCGTGGCCGCAGGCATGAACCCCATGGATCTGAAGCGCGGCATCGACAAGGCCGTCATTACCCTGACGGAAGAGCTGAAGAACATCTCCAAACCCTGCACCACCTCAAAGGAAATCGCCCAGGTGGGTTCCATTTCCGCCAACTCCGATTCCAGCATCGGCCAGATCATCGCCGACGCCATGGACAAGGTGGGCAAGGAAGGCGTCATCACCGTCGAGGACGGCTCCGGTCTGGAGAATGAGCTGGACGTGGTGGAGGGCATGCAGTTTGACCGCGGCTACCTGTCCCCCTACTTCATCAACAACGCCGAGAAACAGATGGCGGTGATGGAAGAACCTTACATCCTGCTGCACGACAAGAAGATCTCCAACATCCGCGACCTGCTGCCCGTGCTGGAGCAGGTGGCCAAGGCCGGCAAGCCCCTCTTGATCATCGCCGAGGACATCGAGGGAGAGGCGCTGGCCACCCTGGTGGTAAACAACATCCGTGGCATCCTGAAGACCGTGGCCGTCAAGGCCCCCGGTTTCGGAGACCGTCGCAAGGCCATGCTGGAAGACATGGCTATTCTCACCGGCGGCACCGTGATCGCCGAGGAAGTGGGCCTGTCCCTGGAGAAGGCCACCCTGAATGACCTGGGTCGTGCCAAGCGCGTCGAGGTAGGCAAGGAGAACTCCACCATCATCGACGGCGCCGGATCCGCTGACGCCATCAAGGACCGCATCACCCAGATCAACAAACAGATCGAAACAGTCACCTCCGACTACGACAAGGAGAAGCTGCAGGAGCGCAAGGCCAAGCTGGCCGGCGGTGTTGCGGTGATCAAGGTGGGTGCAGCCACCGAAGTCGAGATGAAGGAGAAGAAGGCTCGCGTGGAAGACGCCCTGCACGCCACCCGCGCTGCCGTTGAAGAAGGCATCGTCCCCGGCGGCGGGGTGGCCCTCCTGCGCGCCCGTTCCAAGATCGTGAAGCTGAAAGGTGACAACCACGATCAGGACGCCGGCATCAAGATCGTGCTGCGCGCCATCGAGCAGCCCTTGCGCGAAATAGTGCGCAACTGCGGCGAGGAAGATTCCGTGGTGGTGAACAAGGTGCTGGGCGGCAAAGGCAACTACGGCTACAACGCCGCCACCGGCGAATACGGCGACATGATGGAAATGGGCGTGCTGGATCCCACCAAGGTGACCCGCACCGCGCTCCAGAACGCCTCCTCCGTGGCCGGTCTGATGCTGACCACCGACTGCATGGTCTCTGAAATGCCCGAGGACAAGAAGGTCGGCGCCCCCGACATGAACCCCGGCATGGGCGGCATGGGCGACATGGGCTTTTAA